From Falsibacillus pallidus:
TCACAACGGTATGGTCGTTTTTATTTTGAAAAATAAATTCAAACCTTACTTCTTTTCTTGCGTGAAGATGTGCATAGCCTTTTTTAAAATGGCGTTCTCCTCTTCCAGATCTAGTTTCTTCTGTCTTTCTGCTTCATACAATTCTTTGTATTCAGAAGCCGTAAGATACTGGCTTTGTTTCTCTTTTTCTGCCTGATTTCGCTTTTTACGATAAGAGCCAAGCCATTTCTGAAGTGTACTATAGGAAATATTAAGTTCTTTGCTTACATCCACAAGCTTCCGCCCATCTAACTCAATTAATTTACACACATATTCTCTAAATTCTGCTGGGAACTTTTTCTGATCTTTCGCCACGTTTATACACGCCCTTTTTATAGTTGTATAGATTTAAACATGACGCCACTACCTGTGTCCACTTTTTATACTAACTTCA
This genomic window contains:
- a CDS encoding transposase, producing the protein MAKDQKKFPAEFREYVCKLIELDGRKLVDVSKELNISYSTLQKWLGSYRKKRNQAEKEKQSQYLTASEYKELYEAERQKKLDLEEENAILKKAMHIFTQEKK